CCAGTCGGTGGCGCAGCCGCTTGGTGCCGTGCCCCTTCTCCTGCACGGTGTGCGCGGCCCACGGCGTGCGGAAAACATCGCTCTTGACCGACAACTCGCCGATCAGCGCCGACAGCTGGGGATCGTCCGGATAGCAGCCCGCGCAGAGCCGCAGCACGCTCACCACCTCGACCGCCTTGCACTGCCAGTCCAGGTACAGATCCCGGGCACCGGGATCGAGCCGGCGCCGCGCCGACCAGATCAACGAGGCCTACGACCGAGTGCCGGCGAGCGATGTCCGCTACCGCTTCGTGATCGACACCGCCACGATCTGAGCGCGGGCACGACTGCCCCGCGTGGTCGTGGCCTGCCCCGTGTGGTCGATTACCCCGGAGGTAATCGACCACACGGGGCGTCACCGGCACGATCGGGCCATGACCACTGTGAACGCGTACAACGCCTACGCCGTCGCGAACCTCCGGCCCCCGGCCCGTCTCCACGACGAGGTCCTCAGCTACCTCGAGCGCATCCAGGCCACCCTCGACCCCTTCGGCGGGCGGTTCCTCGTACACGGCGCGCCGGAGCGCGAGGCCCGGGAAGGAGAGTGGCCGTCCGCTCTGGTCCTCATCGGCTTCCCCTCGATGGACGCCGCCCGACGCTGGTACGACTCGGCGGCCTACCAGGAGCTCATCCCGCTGCGGACCCGGCACATGGCGGGCGATGCGATGCTGATCGAGGGCGTCCCGCCGGGCTACGACGCGGCGGCGAGGGCGGGCGCGCTGCGGGCCGCCCAGGCCCGGCAGGCGCCGTGAGCCCGCATGCCGGAGTGCGCGATCAGTGGTCGAACCGGGTCAGGAGGAACTCCATC
This DNA window, taken from Streptomyces sp. SCSIO 30461, encodes the following:
- a CDS encoding DUF1330 domain-containing protein, whose translation is MTTVNAYNAYAVANLRPPARLHDEVLSYLERIQATLDPFGGRFLVHGAPEREAREGEWPSALVLIGFPSMDAARRWYDSAAYQELIPLRTRHMAGDAMLIEGVPPGYDAAARAGALRAAQARQAP